The following proteins are co-located in the Micromonospora coriariae genome:
- the dnaA gene encoding chromosomal replication initiator protein DnaA, with protein sequence MFHPRTRRARDGRLADSGGREQRRGGGTTVAGTTDLAAVWLAATDELADEIISAQQRAYLRLTRLRAIVEDTALLSVPDAFTRDVIESRLRPAITEALTRRLGRPIQVAVTVRVAEDTAGRPAGTVYRSAPEPGSIDAGGPPPAVPSDDEQSGRPAYDAVIPEQHPARAPEPAAPPAPSGPPLAPTADGHRSGLIPASRDGQEALFSAAFVEPLRTPRPAPDRRGYDEQAGRLDPPGPDTRPYEPRYREDAASPRDQHVIRAMPRDSGTDSGPGRSGVDHRPGGRDDRRLPGTDTGGNRLNPKYMFETFVIGSSNRFAHAASVAVAESPAKAYNPLFIYGSSGLGKTHLLHAIGHYATTLGNARSVRYVSTEEFTNDFINSLRDDKTSAFQRRYRDVDILLIDDIQFLENRERTQEEFFHTFNTLHNANKQIVITSDRSPKQLATLEDRLRTRFEWGLLADIQPPDLETRIAILQKKAAQERLYAPPDVLEFIASRVSNSIRELEGALIRVTAFASLTRSTVELSLAEEVLRDFIPDGAGPEITADQIMVSTADYFGVSLEDLRGQSRSRVLVNARQVAMYLCRELTELSLPRIGQAFGGRDHTTVMHADRKIRQQMAERRSLYNQIAELTNRIKQNT encoded by the coding sequence ATGTTCCACCCGCGAACGCGGCGGGCCCGGGACGGCCGGCTGGCAGACAGCGGCGGCCGGGAGCAGAGGCGAGGGGGTGGCACGACGGTGGCCGGTACGACCGACCTTGCCGCGGTGTGGTTAGCGGCGACCGACGAGCTCGCCGACGAGATCATCTCCGCCCAGCAGCGCGCCTACCTCCGACTGACCCGGCTGCGGGCGATCGTCGAGGACACCGCGCTGCTCTCCGTCCCGGACGCGTTCACCCGCGACGTGATCGAGTCACGGCTGCGCCCGGCGATCACCGAGGCGCTCACCCGGCGGCTCGGCCGGCCGATCCAGGTCGCGGTCACCGTGCGGGTGGCCGAGGACACCGCCGGCCGCCCGGCTGGCACCGTCTACCGCAGTGCACCCGAACCGGGGTCGATCGACGCCGGGGGTCCGCCGCCCGCCGTACCGTCCGACGACGAGCAGTCCGGCCGGCCGGCGTACGACGCGGTCATCCCTGAACAGCACCCGGCGCGAGCGCCCGAGCCGGCTGCGCCACCGGCCCCGTCCGGTCCGCCGCTCGCGCCGACCGCCGACGGGCACCGATCCGGGCTGATTCCGGCCAGCCGCGACGGGCAGGAGGCGTTGTTCAGCGCCGCGTTCGTGGAGCCGCTGCGGACGCCCCGCCCGGCGCCTGACCGGCGCGGCTACGACGAGCAGGCCGGCCGTCTGGACCCGCCGGGCCCGGACACCCGGCCCTACGAGCCCCGCTACCGGGAGGACGCGGCGTCACCGCGGGACCAGCACGTGATCCGTGCGATGCCGCGGGACAGCGGGACGGACAGCGGTCCGGGTCGCAGCGGTGTGGATCATCGCCCCGGCGGGCGCGACGACCGTCGGCTGCCCGGCACCGACACCGGCGGCAACCGGCTCAACCCGAAGTACATGTTCGAGACGTTCGTCATCGGCTCGTCCAACCGGTTCGCCCACGCGGCGAGCGTGGCGGTGGCCGAGTCGCCGGCGAAGGCGTACAACCCGCTGTTCATCTACGGCAGCTCCGGGCTGGGCAAGACGCACCTGCTGCACGCCATCGGGCACTACGCCACGACGCTCGGCAACGCCCGCTCGGTGCGGTACGTCTCGACCGAGGAATTCACCAACGACTTCATCAACTCGCTCCGGGACGACAAGACCAGCGCGTTCCAGCGGCGCTACCGCGACGTCGACATCCTGCTGATCGACGACATCCAGTTCCTGGAGAACCGCGAGCGCACCCAGGAGGAGTTCTTCCACACCTTCAACACGCTGCACAACGCCAACAAGCAGATCGTGATCACGTCGGACCGGTCGCCGAAGCAACTCGCCACGCTGGAGGACCGGCTGCGGACCCGGTTCGAGTGGGGTCTGCTCGCCGACATCCAGCCGCCGGATCTGGAGACCCGGATCGCGATCCTGCAGAAGAAGGCGGCGCAGGAGCGTCTCTACGCCCCGCCGGACGTGCTGGAGTTCATCGCCTCCCGGGTGTCGAACTCGATCCGGGAACTCGAGGGCGCGCTGATCCGGGTGACCGCGTTCGCCAGCCTGACCCGGTCGACGGTCGAGCTGTCGCTGGCCGAGGAGGTCCTGCGGGACTTCATTCCGGACGGCGCCGGCCCGGAGATCACCGCGGACCAGATCATGGTCTCCACGGCGGACTACTTCGGGGTGAGCCTGGAGGACCTGCGAGGTCAGTCCCGCTCCCGGGTGCTGGTCAACGCCCGCCAGGTGGCCATGTACCTGTGCCGGGAGTTGACCGAGTTGTCACTTCCCCGGATCGGGCAGGCCTTCGGGGGCCGGGACCACACCACGGTCATGCACGCCGACCGCAAGATCCGCCAGCAGATGGCCGAGCGGCGCTCGCTCTACAACCAGATCGCCGAGCTGACCAACCGGATCAAACAGAACACCTGA
- the rpmH gene encoding 50S ribosomal protein L34, with protein MSKRTYQPNNRRRAKTHGFRLRMRTRAGRAILSSRRAKGRTTLSA; from the coding sequence GTGAGCAAGCGCACCTACCAGCCGAACAACCGCCGGCGCGCGAAGACCCACGGCTTCCGGCTGCGCATGCGCACCCGTGCCGGCCGTGCCATCCTCTCGAGCCGCCGCGCCAAGGGTCGCACCACCCTGTCGGCCTGA
- the rnpA gene encoding ribonuclease P protein component: MLAAAQRLRRSTDFAAAVRGGRRAGRGGVVVHLTVPATADPSTSTSSEPARDTGAEQLSAPTRAGFVVSKAVGNAVVRNRVRRRLRALVRERLAALPTGSTLVVRALPATAEASYPRLAADLDAAIAAARSPRERRSR; this comes from the coding sequence GTGCTGGCCGCCGCACAGCGACTGCGGCGTAGCACTGACTTCGCCGCAGCGGTTCGCGGTGGCCGACGCGCCGGACGAGGCGGCGTCGTGGTCCACCTGACCGTGCCGGCGACCGCCGACCCCAGCACATCGACCTCGTCGGAGCCGGCGCGGGACACCGGTGCGGAGCAACTCTCCGCTCCGACCCGCGCCGGCTTCGTCGTGTCCAAGGCGGTCGGCAACGCGGTGGTGCGCAACCGGGTCCGGCGTCGGCTCCGGGCACTGGTCCGGGAACGGCTGGCCGCGCTGCCCACCGGCAGCACCCTGGTCGTCCGAGCGCTCCCGGCCACGGCCGAGGCGTCGTACCCCCGGCTCGCCGCCGACCTGGACGCCGCCATCGCGGCCGCCCGGTCACCCCGGGAGCGGAGGTCCCGATGA
- the yidD gene encoding membrane protein insertion efficiency factor YidD, with amino-acid sequence MSTEPTAPRPTTGARVLIAPIIAYRRWISPALPARCRFYPSCSAYAQEAVARHGALRGAALAVRRLLRCHPFHPGGHDPVPEPGGRRRADVTGAPN; translated from the coding sequence ATGAGTACGGAGCCGACCGCCCCGCGCCCCACAACCGGTGCCAGGGTGCTGATCGCGCCCATCATCGCGTACCGTCGGTGGATAAGTCCGGCGCTGCCGGCCCGCTGTCGGTTCTACCCGTCGTGCAGTGCGTACGCCCAGGAGGCGGTGGCCCGGCACGGCGCGCTCCGGGGAGCCGCGCTGGCGGTCCGGCGGCTGTTGCGCTGCCACCCCTTCCACCCAGGTGGACATGACCCGGTGCCGGAACCGGGCGGTCGCCGTCGTGCCGATGTGACTGGAGCACCGAATTGA
- the yidC gene encoding membrane protein insertase YidC: protein MSLDWIYFAISWILLTWHSAWDAIGVPVNAVIGTNFAWILAIVFLVVTVRVILFPVFVKQIKSQRAMQALQPKVKELQEKHKGDRETLQKEMMELYRKEKANPLMGCLPMFLQIPVFLGLFHVLRRLDPFKGEDKKTIYGWTVDQFNSASHAKLFTAPLSGKFGSTAEELARLGANGTTVKVIAGILVLIMIGTTYLTSRQMILKTGWAEDPQQRMIQRLMLYGIPASLLISGAIFPIGVIIYWVTNNLFTLGQQQWVLRKFPPPVTAKKAATPAARNPVQPAKAGGLFGRGKSAPQAPVKATAPKVAGPKPGAKPVNPKKSRPAKRQG, encoded by the coding sequence TTGAGTCTCGACTGGATCTACTTCGCGATTTCGTGGATCCTGCTGACCTGGCACTCTGCCTGGGACGCCATCGGGGTGCCCGTCAACGCGGTGATCGGCACCAACTTCGCCTGGATCCTCGCCATCGTCTTCCTGGTTGTCACGGTCCGGGTGATCCTGTTCCCGGTCTTCGTCAAGCAGATCAAGTCGCAGCGGGCGATGCAGGCGCTCCAGCCCAAGGTCAAGGAGCTGCAGGAGAAGCACAAGGGTGACCGGGAGACGCTCCAGAAAGAGATGATGGAGCTCTACCGGAAGGAAAAGGCCAACCCCCTGATGGGCTGCCTTCCGATGTTCCTCCAGATCCCGGTGTTCCTCGGCCTCTTCCACGTGCTGCGCCGCCTCGACCCCTTCAAGGGGGAAGACAAGAAGACGATCTACGGCTGGACCGTCGACCAGTTCAACAGCGCCTCGCACGCGAAGCTCTTCACCGCGCCGCTGTCCGGCAAGTTCGGGTCCACCGCCGAGGAGTTGGCCCGCCTCGGCGCCAACGGCACCACTGTCAAGGTGATCGCCGGCATTCTGGTCCTGATCATGATCGGCACCACGTACCTGACCAGCCGTCAGATGATCCTCAAGACCGGCTGGGCGGAGGACCCGCAGCAGCGGATGATCCAGCGACTGATGCTCTACGGCATCCCCGCCTCACTGTTGATCTCCGGTGCGATCTTCCCGATCGGCGTGATCATCTACTGGGTCACCAACAACCTCTTCACCCTCGGCCAGCAGCAGTGGGTGCTGCGCAAGTTCCCGCCGCCGGTGACCGCCAAGAAGGCCGCCACCCCCGCCGCCCGTAACCCGGTGCAGCCGGCCAAGGCGGGCGGCCTGTTCGGACGCGGCAAGTCGGCCCCGCAGGCGCCGGTCAAGGCGACCGCGCCCAAGGTGGCCGGGCCGAAGCCGGGCGCCAAGCCGGTGAACCCCAAGAAGAGCCGCCCCGCCAAGCGGCAGGGCTGA
- a CDS encoding Jag family protein, which yields MTETSIPRAEQSLDEEETAPLAVDDDIEADETEADDTEAGDDTEPTAGGREKKTPGEGELFRQSEIAADYVEGLLDILDYDGDIDELVAGGRPVVEVVGARLQNLVGQRGATLEALQELTRLAVFRATGTPSRLLLDVGGYRANRRKELAAVAKNAVEKVKEYGEPVRLEAMSAFERKCVHDVVNAMSGVVSESEGVEPSRRIVVRPAD from the coding sequence GTGACCGAGACCAGCATCCCCCGCGCCGAGCAGTCCCTGGACGAGGAGGAGACCGCGCCGCTCGCGGTGGACGACGACATCGAGGCCGACGAGACGGAGGCTGACGACACCGAGGCCGGCGACGACACCGAGCCCACCGCCGGCGGCCGGGAGAAGAAGACCCCGGGCGAGGGCGAACTTTTCCGGCAGAGCGAGATCGCGGCGGACTACGTCGAAGGGTTGCTCGACATCCTCGACTACGACGGCGACATCGACGAGCTGGTCGCCGGCGGCCGGCCGGTGGTCGAGGTGGTCGGTGCCCGGCTGCAGAACCTGGTGGGTCAGCGCGGCGCCACCCTGGAGGCGCTCCAGGAGCTGACGCGCCTCGCCGTCTTCCGGGCGACCGGCACGCCGAGCCGCCTGCTGCTGGACGTCGGAGGCTACCGCGCGAACCGCCGCAAGGAACTCGCCGCCGTGGCCAAGAACGCGGTGGAGAAGGTCAAGGAGTACGGCGAGCCCGTCCGGCTGGAGGCGATGTCCGCGTTCGAGCGCAAGTGCGTCCACGACGTCGTCAACGCCATGTCCGGCGTGGTGAGCGAGTCCGAGGGCGTCGAGCCGAGCCGGCGCATCGTCGTACGGCCGGCGGACTGA
- the rsmG gene encoding 16S rRNA (guanine(527)-N(7))-methyltransferase RsmG, whose protein sequence is MAPAALTLFGDRLDVAAAYAELLATDGVVRGLIGPREAPRIWDRHLLNCAAVAERIPADATVLDVGSGAGLPGLVLAIARPDLTVTLIEPLARRTSFLIEVVERLGLTRSVRVFRGRADEAASGSSGREPLRGDVVTARAVAPLDRLAAWSLPLAVRGGRLLALKGASAAEEINEHGEVVERLGGGEPTVHLCGVDVIDPPTTVVEVVRERMVGPARPAANKRSRGGRPRRR, encoded by the coding sequence CTGGCCCCGGCCGCTCTGACCCTCTTCGGCGATCGACTCGACGTGGCAGCCGCGTACGCCGAACTGCTGGCCACCGACGGGGTGGTCCGCGGTCTGATCGGCCCCCGGGAGGCTCCTCGCATCTGGGACCGGCACCTGCTCAACTGCGCTGCGGTCGCCGAGCGGATCCCCGCCGACGCGACGGTGCTCGACGTCGGGTCCGGCGCCGGTCTGCCCGGCCTGGTCCTGGCCATCGCGCGCCCCGACCTGACGGTGACCCTGATCGAGCCGCTCGCCCGACGCACGTCGTTCCTGATCGAGGTCGTCGAGCGTCTCGGCCTGACCAGATCGGTGCGGGTTTTCCGGGGGCGGGCCGATGAGGCGGCCAGCGGATCGAGCGGCCGCGAACCCCTCCGGGGAGATGTGGTGACCGCCCGCGCCGTCGCGCCGCTGGACCGACTGGCGGCCTGGAGCCTGCCGCTGGCGGTGCGCGGCGGGCGACTGCTGGCGCTCAAGGGCGCGTCCGCCGCCGAGGAGATCAACGAGCACGGCGAGGTGGTGGAGCGGCTCGGCGGCGGAGAGCCGACAGTGCATCTCTGCGGCGTCGACGTGATCGACCCGCCCACCACCGTCGTGGAGGTCGTCCGTGAGCGGATGGTCGGTCCGGCCCGCCCGGCTGCCAACAAGCGCTCCCGGGGTGGGCGGCCACGCCGCCGTTGA
- a CDS encoding ParA family protein, with product MHDDGRYDDPRVTGSTSDPVSRETDYPSWSPGASGPSPRPADNDPLVSRDEPAGQPTGPDTTEPAAVRRAPDAVSRPANAADVRPTSGRRNTVAAVRFEPAVPHQPTAAAAQDAAPVVASTESLTAVSADPTYVSRETPTREEDDPPLAMEAMRAVQILNPSGEVTMPRPDRTRVMCVANQKGGVGKTTTTVNLAVALALHGNRVLVVDLDPQGNASTGLNVPHHTGIPDVYDCLINSVPLAEVAQAVEGIPNLWCVPATIDLAGAEIELVSVVARESRLDRAIAAYPGQFDYVFIDCPPSLGLLTVNALVAAQEVLIPIQCEYYALEGLNQLINNINLVRQHLNPKLDVSTILLTMYDRRTRLADAVEQDVRNHFGDKVLQAVIPRNVRVSEAPSYGQSVMTYDPGSRGATSYFEAAQEIAERGVKEPVGRNA from the coding sequence GTGCATGACGACGGCAGGTACGACGATCCACGCGTGACCGGGTCAACCAGCGACCCTGTTTCACGTGAAACCGACTACCCAAGCTGGTCGCCCGGCGCTTCCGGGCCTTCGCCCCGACCGGCGGACAACGATCCGCTGGTGTCGCGCGACGAGCCCGCGGGCCAGCCGACCGGACCCGACACCACGGAACCGGCGGCTGTCCGTCGGGCACCGGATGCGGTGAGCCGGCCGGCCAACGCCGCCGACGTACGGCCGACCTCGGGTCGGCGGAACACCGTCGCGGCGGTCCGCTTCGAGCCGGCGGTTCCGCACCAACCCACCGCCGCGGCGGCTCAGGACGCGGCGCCCGTGGTCGCTTCAACGGAATCGTTGACCGCGGTATCGGCCGACCCCACGTACGTTTCACGTGAAACCCCGACGCGCGAAGAGGATGACCCACCGTTGGCTATGGAGGCGATGCGCGCCGTGCAGATCCTGAATCCCAGTGGCGAGGTGACCATGCCTCGGCCGGACCGGACACGGGTCATGTGCGTCGCGAACCAGAAGGGCGGCGTGGGTAAGACCACGACCACGGTCAACCTTGCGGTGGCGCTCGCCCTGCACGGCAACCGGGTGCTCGTGGTGGACCTCGACCCCCAGGGCAACGCCTCGACCGGCCTCAACGTCCCGCACCACACCGGCATACCCGACGTGTACGACTGCCTGATCAACAGCGTGCCGTTGGCCGAGGTGGCGCAGGCGGTCGAGGGCATCCCCAACCTGTGGTGCGTACCCGCGACGATCGACCTGGCCGGCGCGGAGATCGAGCTGGTGTCGGTGGTGGCGCGGGAGTCGCGCCTCGACCGGGCCATTGCCGCCTACCCGGGGCAGTTCGACTACGTCTTCATCGACTGCCCGCCCTCGCTCGGCCTGCTCACGGTCAACGCCCTGGTCGCCGCGCAGGAGGTGCTGATCCCGATCCAGTGCGAGTACTACGCGCTGGAGGGGCTCAACCAGCTGATCAACAACATCAACCTGGTGCGGCAACACCTGAACCCCAAGCTCGACGTCTCGACCATCCTGCTGACCATGTACGACCGCCGTACCCGCCTGGCCGACGCGGTCGAGCAGGACGTCCGGAACCACTTCGGCGACAAGGTGCTCCAGGCGGTCATCCCCCGCAACGTCCGGGTCTCCGAGGCGCCCAGCTACGGCCAGTCGGTGATGACCTACGATCCCGGTTCGCGGGGCGCCACGAGTTACTTCGAGGCTGCCCAGGAGATCGCCGAGCGGGGCGTCAAGGAGCCGGTGGGCCGGAATGCGTAG
- a CDS encoding D-alanine--D-alanine ligase family protein has product MGTTAAEPLHVTKSAVAADLRVLVLAGGLSYERDVSLRSGRRVLDALRAVGVEAELRDADVALLPALAVDPPDAVVIALHGATGEDGSLRGVLDLCGVPYVGCDARASRLAWDKPSAKAVLREAGIPTPDWVALPHDRFSELGAVAVLDRIADRLGLPLMVKPAQGGSGLGAAVVRDAASLPAAMVGCFAYDSTALVERYVPGMDVAVSVVDLGDGPQALPPVEIVPRNGVYDYAARYTAGRTTWHAPARLEPEAAAKVAEVALAAHTALGLRDLSRVDVIVDAAGQPHVLEVNVSPGMTETSLLPLAVQAAGLDFGRLLGSLVTRAAARPTTS; this is encoded by the coding sequence ATGGGTACGACCGCTGCCGAGCCCCTCCACGTGACCAAATCCGCCGTCGCGGCCGACCTGCGCGTGCTGGTACTCGCCGGCGGGCTCTCCTACGAGCGGGACGTCTCGCTGCGCTCCGGTCGCCGGGTGCTCGACGCGCTGCGTGCCGTGGGCGTGGAGGCCGAACTGCGGGACGCCGACGTGGCCCTGCTGCCGGCGCTCGCCGTCGACCCGCCGGACGCCGTGGTCATCGCACTGCACGGTGCCACCGGCGAGGACGGCTCGCTGCGCGGAGTGCTGGACCTGTGCGGCGTCCCGTACGTCGGTTGCGACGCCCGTGCCTCCCGGCTCGCCTGGGACAAGCCCTCGGCCAAGGCTGTACTCCGCGAGGCCGGCATTCCGACTCCGGACTGGGTGGCCCTGCCGCACGACCGCTTCTCCGAGCTGGGTGCGGTGGCCGTGCTCGACCGGATCGCCGACCGGCTGGGCCTGCCCCTGATGGTCAAGCCGGCGCAGGGCGGGTCGGGGCTGGGCGCCGCCGTGGTCCGGGACGCCGCGTCGCTGCCGGCCGCGATGGTCGGTTGCTTCGCGTACGACTCCACTGCCCTGGTGGAGCGGTACGTGCCGGGCATGGACGTGGCGGTCTCCGTGGTCGACCTCGGCGACGGACCGCAGGCGCTGCCGCCGGTGGAGATCGTGCCGCGTAACGGGGTCTACGACTACGCCGCCCGTTACACCGCCGGGCGTACCACGTGGCACGCCCCGGCGCGGCTGGAGCCGGAGGCAGCCGCCAAGGTCGCCGAGGTGGCCCTCGCCGCGCACACCGCGCTCGGCCTGCGTGATCTGTCCCGGGTCGACGTGATCGTCGACGCCGCCGGTCAGCCGCACGTGCTGGAGGTCAACGTCTCACCCGGCATGACGGAGACGTCGCTGCTCCCGCTCGCCGTGCAGGCTGCCGGCCTGGACTTCGGTCGACTCCTCGGCTCTCTGGTCACCCGGGCCGCCGCCCGCCCCACCACGTCCTGA
- a CDS encoding aminotransferase-like domain-containing protein: MTGTTLDDYTDRYARRVRGMTASEIRALFAVASRPEVVSLAGGAPYIAALPLDAVGEMLGRLGSEHGETTLQYGIGQGTLELRERICEVMALSGIDAGCGASPEDVVVTVGGQQALDLVARLFLDPGDVVLAEGPTYVGALGVFQAAQAQVAHVPMDADGLIPEALETAIADLARAGRRVKFLYTIPTYQNPTGVTLSEERRERVLDICERAGLLVVEDDPYGQLGFEGEAPAPLRARRRDGVFYLSTFSKTFAPGLRVGWILAPHAVRDKLVIASEAQILCPSGYAQAAVATYLGTMPWRQQLKVYREVYRERRDAMLDALADLMPEGTSWTTPAGGLFVWATLPDGLDSKAMMPRAVAARVAYVPGTGFYADGTGTGAMRLNFSFPPPERIREGVRRLAGVMEQEIAMRRVFGAVGGAAGRRGQAGSDVPGPDLA; this comes from the coding sequence ATGACCGGCACGACGCTCGACGACTACACCGACCGGTACGCCCGGCGGGTGCGCGGGATGACCGCCTCCGAGATCCGAGCACTCTTCGCGGTGGCCAGCCGGCCGGAGGTCGTCTCGCTCGCCGGTGGGGCGCCGTACATCGCCGCCCTGCCGCTCGACGCGGTCGGCGAGATGCTCGGCCGGCTCGGCTCCGAACACGGTGAGACCACCCTCCAGTACGGCATCGGCCAGGGCACCCTCGAGCTGCGCGAACGGATCTGCGAGGTGATGGCGCTCTCCGGGATCGACGCCGGCTGTGGCGCCTCCCCGGAGGACGTGGTGGTCACCGTGGGCGGGCAGCAGGCGCTGGACCTGGTGGCCCGGCTCTTCCTCGACCCGGGTGACGTGGTGCTCGCCGAGGGTCCGACGTACGTCGGCGCGCTCGGAGTGTTCCAGGCCGCCCAGGCTCAGGTGGCGCACGTGCCGATGGACGCGGACGGGCTGATCCCGGAGGCGCTGGAGACGGCCATCGCCGACCTCGCCCGGGCCGGCCGACGGGTGAAGTTCCTCTACACCATCCCCACCTACCAGAACCCGACAGGCGTGACGCTCAGCGAGGAGCGCCGGGAGCGCGTGCTCGACATCTGCGAGCGCGCGGGCCTGCTCGTGGTCGAGGACGACCCGTACGGCCAGCTGGGGTTCGAGGGCGAGGCGCCGGCACCGTTGCGGGCCCGCCGTCGGGACGGGGTGTTCTACCTCAGCACGTTCTCCAAGACCTTCGCGCCCGGGCTGCGGGTCGGCTGGATCCTGGCGCCACACGCGGTCCGCGACAAGCTGGTCATCGCCAGCGAGGCGCAGATCCTCTGCCCCAGCGGCTACGCCCAGGCCGCGGTCGCCACCTACCTGGGCACCATGCCCTGGCGGCAGCAGCTCAAGGTCTACCGCGAGGTCTACCGGGAGCGCCGGGACGCCATGCTCGACGCGCTGGCCGACCTGATGCCCGAGGGCACCAGCTGGACCACCCCGGCAGGCGGCCTCTTCGTCTGGGCGACCCTGCCTGACGGGCTCGACTCGAAGGCCATGATGCCGCGCGCGGTCGCCGCCCGGGTCGCCTACGTGCCCGGCACCGGCTTCTACGCCGACGGCACCGGCACCGGCGCCATGCGGCTGAACTTCAGCTTCCCGCCGCCGGAGCGGATCCGCGAGGGCGTCCGCCGGCTCGCCGGGGTGATGGAGCAGGAGATCGCGATGCGCCGGGTCTTCGGCGCCGTGGGTGGCGCAGCCGGGCGACGCGGCCAGGCCGGCTCCGACGTGCCGGGACCCGACTTGGCATGA
- a CDS encoding GNAT family N-acetyltransferase, with the protein MSRRLVSLTLDTLEDLPRPCRQCVYWELDPVSADRACAAGDPGLEKEAWVSQTLLEWGSCGKLAYVDGMPAGFVMYAPPAYVPRSMAFPTSPVSADAALLMTANVVAAFAGGGLGRMLVQGVARDLTKRGIKAIEAFGDAKFGDADDPVGGCVAPADFFLSVGFKTVRPHPRFPRLRLELRTALSWKSDVEYALEKLLGSMSPETLLRPVRPAPATRSAGG; encoded by the coding sequence ATGTCGCGACGTCTGGTCAGCCTGACCCTCGACACGTTGGAAGACCTTCCTCGCCCATGCCGACAGTGCGTCTACTGGGAGTTGGACCCGGTCTCCGCCGACCGGGCCTGCGCCGCAGGCGATCCGGGCCTGGAGAAGGAGGCGTGGGTCTCCCAGACGCTGCTGGAGTGGGGCTCGTGCGGCAAGCTCGCGTACGTCGACGGCATGCCGGCCGGCTTCGTGATGTACGCCCCGCCCGCCTACGTCCCCCGCTCGATGGCTTTCCCCACCTCGCCGGTCTCCGCCGACGCGGCGCTGTTGATGACCGCCAACGTGGTCGCCGCGTTCGCCGGCGGCGGGTTGGGCCGGATGCTTGTGCAGGGCGTCGCCCGGGACCTGACCAAGCGGGGGATCAAGGCGATCGAGGCGTTCGGCGACGCCAAGTTCGGCGACGCCGACGACCCGGTGGGTGGCTGCGTCGCACCGGCCGATTTCTTCCTCTCCGTCGGGTTCAAGACGGTCCGTCCGCATCCGCGGTTTCCCCGCCTGCGGCTGGAGCTGCGCACAGCGCTGAGCTGGAAGTCCGACGTCGAGTACGCGCTGGAGAAGCTGCTCGGCTCGATGAGCCCGGAAACCCTGCTCCGCCCGGTCCGCCCCGCCCCGGCAACCCGCTCCGCCGGCGGCTGA
- a CDS encoding N-acetylmuramoyl-L-alanine amidase: MRPIRPGDRGPAVTEIRTILIGLDLLASAAGPHLDEFDLDTERAVRAFQQSRGLSVDGRVGTETWGALDAARWRLGARTLYHAVPDPLTGEDVRSLQERLLEMGYDAGRADAIYGIRTSRAVAQFQREVGLTPDGSCGPHTMNALRRIGRKVVGGRPQWLRESDAIRQSGPALLGKTVVIDPGHGGTDPGVVVPDGSLRWTEADLMHDLASRLEGRLAASGVRVQLTRGPAPDSCLPDTDRALLANSLGADVFISLHLDGHANPDAEGVATYHYGTNNGVTSATGERLAGLVQREIVARTGLRDCRTHAKAWDLLRLTRMPAVRVEVGYLTSPADRARIIDPAFRDRVVEAIVAAVQRMYFPIERDVPTGSIDVSELRAVVTAGTVVD; this comes from the coding sequence GTGCGTCCGATCCGACCCGGTGACCGGGGACCCGCGGTCACGGAGATCCGTACCATCCTCATCGGCCTCGACCTGCTCGCCTCCGCCGCCGGCCCGCACCTGGACGAGTTCGACCTCGACACCGAGCGAGCGGTCCGCGCCTTCCAGCAGTCCCGCGGGCTCAGCGTGGACGGCCGGGTCGGGACGGAGACCTGGGGGGCCCTGGACGCCGCCCGTTGGCGGCTCGGCGCCCGCACCCTCTACCACGCGGTGCCCGACCCGCTCACCGGCGAGGACGTCCGGTCGCTCCAGGAGCGACTCCTGGAGATGGGGTACGACGCGGGCCGGGCGGACGCCATCTACGGCATCCGTACCTCCCGGGCGGTGGCCCAGTTCCAGCGCGAGGTCGGCCTCACCCCCGACGGCTCCTGCGGACCGCACACCATGAACGCGCTGCGCCGGATCGGCCGCAAGGTGGTGGGTGGCCGCCCCCAGTGGCTACGCGAGTCCGACGCGATCCGGCAGTCCGGGCCGGCACTGCTCGGCAAGACGGTGGTCATCGACCCCGGCCACGGTGGCACCGACCCGGGCGTGGTGGTGCCGGACGGGTCGCTGCGCTGGACCGAGGCGGACCTGATGCACGACCTCGCAAGCCGGTTGGAGGGGCGGCTCGCCGCGTCCGGGGTGCGGGTGCAGCTCACCCGGGGTCCGGCGCCCGACAGTTGCCTGCCGGACACCGACCGCGCGCTGCTGGCGAACTCGCTCGGCGCCGACGTCTTCATCTCGCTGCACCTGGACGGGCACGCCAACCCGGACGCGGAGGGCGTGGCGACCTACCACTACGGCACCAACAACGGGGTGACGTCGGCGACGGGCGAGCGGCTGGCCGGGCTCGTGCAGCGGGAGATCGTCGCGCGCACCGGGCTGCGGGACTGCCGTACCCATGCCAAGGCGTGGGACCTGCTGCGGCTGACCCGGATGCCGGCGGTCCGGGTGGAGGTCGGCTACCTCACCTCGCCGGCGGACCGCGCCCGGATCATCGACCCCGCGTTCCGGGACCGGGTGGTGGAGGCGATCGTGGCCGCTGTGCAGCGGATGTACTTCCCGATCGAGCGGGACGTGCCGACCGGCTCGATCGACGTCAGCGAGCTGCGGGCGGTGGTGACCGCCGGGACGGTGGTCGACTGA